The Hymenobacter sp. DG25A nucleotide sequence CAGCTGCCCAAAGCCACGGCCATTCCGCTAAGCGCCCTGAACGGCGACAACGTGGTAACCCGCTCCCGGCAACTGCCGTGGTACGCGGGCCCCAGCCTGCTGGAACATCTGGAAAGTGTGCCCGGCGCGGTGGAAGTGGCCGCCGCTCCCCGCTTCCAGGTGCAGTATGTTATTCGCCCGCAAACGCCGGAGCTGCCCGACTACCGCGGCTATGCCGGCCAGGTGCTGAGCGGCCAGTACCGCCGCGGCGACAAAGTGCGCATCCTGCCTTCGGAGCAGGAATCAACCATTGAAGCTATTGAAGTAAGCCAGCAGAAAGTGGAAACGGCCACGGCGCCGCAGGCCGTGGTCATTCGGCTGCGCGATGACGTGGACGTGAGCCGCGGCGACACCATTGTCCCGCTGCACGACGAGCCCACCCTGACGCGGGAGCTGGAAGCGACGCTGTGCTGGATGAGTGAGCAGCCCCTGTGGCCCGGCCGCAAGTTGTTGCTGCAGCATCATTCGGCGCTGGTGAAAGCGGCCGTTCCGGCCATCCTGCACAAAGTAAACGTGCACACCTTTGCCCGCGCCGCCACCGACTCAGCCCAGCTCAACGACATCGTGCGGGTGCGCCTGAAAACGGCCGTTCCGCTGGCCGTGGACAATTACCACCAGAACCGCACCACCGGCTCTTTCATTCTGGTAGATGAATTGAGCGGCGACACGGTAGCGGCCGGCCTCATCGGCGAAGCCAATGCCAACTACTTCACGGCGCCAACGTCGCCGCCGGTTGCCTTTTCGATCTAAAACGATAAACAGTTTGGGTTGAAAAGAGCGTCATGTCGAGCGAAGTCGAGACATCTCGCTAGTGTGGTGAATAGTGATTAGCACTGCAAAATCAGCACGCGAGATGTCTCGACAACACTTGACATGACAGCCAGCTCTTCCTCCCTTTCTCCTCTGCTATGTCACTTCCAATCCAACCCCGTCTGACGGTCCTCGGTGCCGGCCCCGGCGACCCGGAGCTACTTACGCTCAAGGGGGCGCGGGTGCTGGGCGAGGCCGATGTGGTACTCTACGATGCCCTGGCCAACCGGGCACTGCTGCAGCATACCCGGCCGGAAGCAATGCTAATTCCCGTGGGCAAGCGCCGGGGCATGCGCAGCCACTCGCAGGACGAAATCAACGCCCTGATTGTGGAGTGCGCCCACCGGTACGGCCACGTGGTGCGGCTGAAAGGCGGCGACCCATTTGTGTTTGGCCGGGGCCGGGAGGAAATGCTCTTTGCCGAAGCCCATGGCCTGACCACGGCCTACGTGCCCGGCATCAGCAGCGCGGTAGCGGCGGCGGGCAGCGTGGGCATTCCGGTTACGCACCGCGGGGCCAGCGAAGGGTTTCGGGTGATAACGGCCACCACCGCCAGCGGCGAGCTGGCGGCCAGTGTGATGGAAGCCGCCCGGTCCCGCACTACCACGGTCATCCTGATGGGCCTGGGTGAGCTGGAAAACATTGTGCGTTTGTTCAGTGAAAACGGGCAGGCCGATACGCCGGCCGCC carries:
- a CDS encoding sulfate adenylyltransferase subunit 1 — protein: MDLLRFITCGSVDDGKSTLIGRLLYDSESVSLDVLAALEKRQASNGVVDLALLTDGLRAEREQGITIDVAYKYFTTPRRKFIITDAPGHVQYTRNMVTGASNADMAIVLVDARQGVIEQTRRHTLIAALLGIQHFVLAVNKMDLVQYDETIFNQISADYAALTDHFQLPKATAIPLSALNGDNVVTRSRQLPWYAGPSLLEHLESVPGAVEVAAAPRFQVQYVIRPQTPELPDYRGYAGQVLSGQYRRGDKVRILPSEQESTIEAIEVSQQKVETATAPQAVVIRLRDDVDVSRGDTIVPLHDEPTLTRELEATLCWMSEQPLWPGRKLLLQHHSALVKAAVPAILHKVNVHTFARAATDSAQLNDIVRVRLKTAVPLAVDNYHQNRTTGSFILVDELSGDTVAAGLIGEANANYFTAPTSPPVAFSI
- the cobA gene encoding uroporphyrinogen-III C-methyltransferase, with product MSLPIQPRLTVLGAGPGDPELLTLKGARVLGEADVVLYDALANRALLQHTRPEAMLIPVGKRRGMRSHSQDEINALIVECAHRYGHVVRLKGGDPFVFGRGREEMLFAEAHGLTTAYVPGISSAVAAAGSVGIPVTHRGASEGFRVITATTASGELAASVMEAARSRTTTVILMGLGELENIVRLFSENGQADTPAAIIQNGTLPNAQVVTGPVAELPARALAAGIGAPAIIIIGEVTRLATPEILRTVLPNAGFATATAYAEVA